One Edaphobacter flagellatus genomic region harbors:
- a CDS encoding TolC family protein, whose amino-acid sequence MTTLKTIDSARLYGLAELVDIAEQNNPQTRIVWERAKQRADELGVARSAYYPVLVGVAAFADQRIINPFPIPLAPRGYVMVEIPAIVPEITLDYLLFDFGKRGARVDSATAAKLAAGANFIQTNQQVAFQVATTYYKLVAQQERLEAAHQTLKTAQTTQDAAEAQLANGRSTIPDVLNARAETAQAAFDMESADGDEKIARVALTQTLGVEPSPNITIDAARDAPLPESLTLSIDELIDRAMKDRPDLAAQALEIRRADDTIKAARSEYWPQAVLQGNAAYTSIWPTADYGKLGSTGQATWAATLAIEWKLFDGGARKNELAKAQSEKRTAAEELREKKDNATREVWTAYIAFHTALRKERAAQALLESANASYSSSLDAYKYGVKNLIDVVTAEKQLALARYSSVAARSELFLEAVDLEFVTGNLLRTQQKATKAGTGASVTGNPTAGDKTQ is encoded by the coding sequence ATGACGACACTGAAGACGATCGATTCTGCGCGACTTTACGGGCTGGCCGAACTGGTCGACATAGCGGAACAGAATAATCCTCAAACACGGATTGTGTGGGAGCGAGCCAAACAGCGTGCCGATGAACTGGGAGTGGCAAGGAGCGCATATTACCCGGTATTGGTTGGAGTAGCAGCGTTTGCGGATCAAAGAATCATCAATCCGTTTCCGATTCCTCTGGCTCCGCGAGGGTATGTCATGGTAGAGATTCCGGCAATAGTACCGGAGATCACGCTTGATTATCTGCTTTTTGACTTCGGCAAGAGAGGGGCGCGAGTTGACTCTGCAACTGCTGCAAAGCTAGCGGCGGGTGCGAACTTTATCCAAACAAACCAGCAGGTGGCATTTCAAGTGGCGACCACATATTACAAGCTGGTTGCGCAGCAGGAGCGATTAGAGGCGGCACATCAGACGCTGAAGACAGCGCAAACGACACAGGACGCAGCGGAGGCACAGTTGGCGAATGGACGATCCACCATTCCGGATGTTCTGAATGCGAGGGCGGAGACAGCGCAGGCAGCATTCGATATGGAATCAGCCGATGGGGATGAAAAAATTGCGCGTGTAGCGCTGACTCAGACGTTGGGTGTTGAGCCGTCTCCGAATATCACGATCGATGCGGCGAGGGATGCTCCATTGCCCGAGTCGCTAACGTTGTCTATTGACGAGCTGATTGACAGAGCAATGAAAGACAGGCCTGACCTTGCAGCGCAGGCGCTAGAGATTCGCCGCGCAGACGATACGATCAAAGCTGCACGATCAGAGTATTGGCCACAAGCGGTATTGCAGGGGAATGCAGCCTACACGTCGATCTGGCCTACTGCGGACTATGGGAAGTTGGGTTCTACGGGGCAGGCGACCTGGGCAGCGACGCTCGCGATTGAATGGAAACTGTTTGACGGCGGAGCAAGAAAGAACGAGCTGGCTAAAGCGCAATCAGAGAAACGCACGGCGGCGGAGGAACTGCGGGAAAAGAAAGACAATGCAACGCGTGAAGTCTGGACTGCATATATAGCATTTCATACCGCCCTGAGGAAGGAGCGCGCGGCTCAGGCGTTGCTTGAGAGCGCCAATGCTTCATACTCCTCATCGCTCGATGCATATAAGTATGGAGTGAAGAATCTGATCGACGTCGTGACGGCTGAAAAGCAGCTCGCGTTGGCGCGTTATTCAAGTGTTGCTGCAAGGTCAGAACTCTTTCTCGAAGCAGTGGATCTGGAATTCGTAACAGGCAACCTGCTGCGGACGCAGCAAAAGGCGACGAAAGCAGGCACGGGGGCAAGCGTGACAGGGAATCCTACGGCAGGTGATAAAACGCAATGA
- a CDS encoding YtcA family lipoprotein, translated as MMRRTMLLAVTCLLCAGCGRAPAFDIIGSFFPAWIVCLTVAIVLASVLRVLLLRWQFEQEVGPVALFYPSVVVLLSCTLWLIFFR; from the coding sequence ATGATGCGACGAACGATGTTGCTGGCGGTGACGTGTTTGTTATGTGCGGGATGCGGAAGAGCACCGGCGTTCGATATTATCGGCTCATTTTTCCCGGCTTGGATCGTGTGTCTAACTGTTGCGATAGTACTGGCATCTGTGTTGCGGGTGCTGCTGCTGCGATGGCAATTTGAGCAGGAGGTGGGGCCAGTTGCGCTGTTTTATCCAAGCGTGGTGGTGCTCCTGAGCTGTACGTTGTGGCTGATTTTTTTCCGGTAA
- a CDS encoding FUSC family protein, translating into MTDTLTVWADRFWEDLQPTPGRLNSSLRIVLSTVLALVLIMALRMPQAALGLYFIFLIGRDSPSISVRSGFFSLLALIASVTTVLAVVSLTDNDPAVRLLSVSIVSFLAGMLMLSTTVTVLASTWGFIYCLLITFWETQASPDFIVKQSLYVVGTVAIGIGCAVAVEYVFGNKHPAEELQKQRLMRYEALERMFRLYAQGAPKEQIGPAVIAVSRLAAAGQNGMMHLYNIIVDRAIDPGSLPIGTRVRITMLAQLMDVAAAFGMQNPAIEDEEIRRRCEHIATLTEDLTRGIMPADELRFREPQAGTGLLDRVDQNLHAILTMPLEPVEKDKELAALPSSKVSIFIPGAFWRKETVTFALKISLCATICYIIVRAVAWPGISTAVITVLISGLSTSGAIKQKLIFRLAGSAIGGLILGLGATIFLFPHMDSITALVLLVGGVAMLAAWWAAGRQFGYVGLQIAFSFYLVAFEGFSASTELAPARDRFIGILLALVVMAFVFDLLWPVRTVTAMRAALASMLQSEAKFLRLSTTGARSDELLKQANTLRDQIGKTMASIRTLNDTVEYEFGVDIAQHKRSGEAILGAALTSVAFFWNQFAVLHRSEDHDFVAQPQLIAMRARMAEGLEKMSISVAQKKNFEEEFPSDVLDPDILGSSRYGEYARNSIGRYEELERIVETLRVLI; encoded by the coding sequence ATGACCGATACCTTGACAGTGTGGGCAGATCGTTTTTGGGAAGATCTGCAGCCTACACCAGGAAGACTCAATAGTTCACTGCGAATTGTGCTATCCACAGTGCTGGCGCTGGTGCTGATCATGGCCCTGAGAATGCCACAGGCAGCATTAGGACTCTATTTTATTTTTTTGATCGGTAGAGATTCTCCTTCAATTTCGGTTCGATCTGGGTTCTTTTCTTTGTTGGCATTGATAGCAAGTGTGACAACTGTGCTGGCTGTAGTGTCGCTGACAGATAACGATCCCGCAGTGCGTTTACTGAGCGTGTCCATTGTATCGTTTCTGGCAGGCATGCTGATGCTGTCGACCACGGTGACCGTGCTGGCATCTACATGGGGTTTCATCTACTGCTTGCTGATTACATTCTGGGAGACACAAGCCTCCCCAGATTTCATTGTGAAGCAGAGCCTGTATGTGGTTGGAACTGTTGCCATCGGAATTGGGTGCGCAGTGGCCGTGGAGTATGTATTTGGGAACAAGCATCCTGCAGAGGAACTGCAGAAACAAAGGCTCATGCGGTACGAGGCATTGGAGCGTATGTTCCGCTTATATGCGCAGGGAGCTCCCAAAGAGCAGATTGGCCCCGCTGTTATTGCCGTTTCACGGCTAGCAGCCGCTGGGCAAAACGGAATGATGCATCTGTACAACATCATTGTAGATAGAGCCATCGATCCGGGGTCCCTGCCGATTGGAACACGTGTTCGTATCACTATGCTTGCCCAATTGATGGACGTCGCTGCAGCCTTTGGAATGCAAAACCCGGCTATTGAAGATGAAGAAATCCGCAGACGGTGTGAGCATATCGCTACTCTCACGGAAGATTTAACGCGCGGCATCATGCCTGCGGATGAACTGAGATTTCGAGAGCCGCAGGCCGGTACGGGACTTCTGGATCGCGTAGATCAGAATCTTCATGCAATCCTAACGATGCCTTTGGAGCCTGTTGAGAAAGATAAAGAGCTCGCAGCACTCCCTTCGAGCAAAGTCTCGATCTTTATCCCAGGCGCGTTTTGGCGGAAAGAGACGGTGACGTTTGCTCTAAAGATCAGCTTGTGCGCGACTATCTGCTACATTATCGTGCGGGCGGTAGCGTGGCCAGGCATCTCAACGGCAGTGATTACGGTGTTAATTTCAGGGCTGAGCACCAGTGGCGCAATCAAACAAAAGCTCATCTTCCGGTTGGCAGGGTCGGCGATCGGCGGTTTGATATTAGGACTCGGCGCAACCATATTCTTATTCCCGCACATGGATTCCATCACTGCTTTAGTACTGCTCGTGGGAGGCGTGGCCATGTTGGCGGCATGGTGGGCCGCCGGGCGACAGTTCGGTTATGTCGGGTTACAGATTGCCTTTTCATTTTATCTGGTTGCCTTCGAGGGATTCAGCGCATCGACTGAGCTCGCTCCTGCGCGGGACAGATTTATCGGGATTCTGCTTGCTCTGGTTGTAATGGCATTTGTCTTTGATCTTCTATGGCCGGTACGAACGGTGACAGCAATGCGAGCAGCGCTCGCTTCCATGCTACAGAGTGAGGCCAAGTTCCTGCGTCTAAGCACAACAGGAGCGCGTTCGGATGAACTCCTGAAGCAGGCTAATACACTCCGCGATCAGATAGGCAAAACGATGGCATCTATCCGAACTCTGAATGATACGGTGGAATATGAGTTTGGTGTAGATATCGCTCAACATAAGAGAAGTGGCGAGGCAATACTAGGCGCTGCACTTACTTCTGTAGCATTTTTCTGGAACCAATTTGCTGTACTGCATCGTTCCGAAGATCACGACTTCGTCGCACAGCCGCAACTGATAGCAATGCGTGCACGAATGGCCGAAGGCCTGGAGAAGATGTCCATCTCTGTTGCACAGAAGAAAAACTTTGAAGAAGAATTTCCTTCGGACGTTTTAGATCCAGACATATTAGGTAGTTCGCGCTATGGCGAATACGCGCGGAATTCAATAGGGCGCTACGAAGAGTTGGAGCGCATTGTGGAGACATTGCGAGTCCTCATCTGA
- a CDS encoding biotin/lipoyl-binding protein, whose amino-acid sequence MDETELQKRRKLGRRILIGVVVGAVVMLLRAVFETNANPRTDDASVWANYIEIAPEVAGRVVQLPVKDNQFVKKGDLLYEIDPRPYEYALQQALADQELLEQQIIDYKRRIVAQNHAVTAAGAAVHVSKTGVQTASTSIELAKAVVTRAKAAVTAAEAKLKYATNDRDRIQPLLVKQYVTVDQVDQANTAVRVAQGNYDEAQAALLQAQVSLDQSMLQHEQAQKTEVESQAKLGQAEYTVDRVETLLAQRPVKAAKVDDARLNLKWTHVVAPFDAYVTALNISEGAYAHVGTPLFTLIDTRNWYVIANYRESKLKNIKIGAPVDVYLMGHPDRRFKGKVDSIGFGVFPEDGKVAAGLPQIERTLNWVHLSSRFPVRVQVEDPDPELFRVGSTAVTVVR is encoded by the coding sequence ATGGACGAAACAGAACTACAGAAACGCAGGAAACTGGGCAGACGAATTCTGATCGGCGTGGTGGTCGGGGCAGTTGTCATGCTGCTGCGGGCAGTCTTCGAAACGAATGCAAATCCGCGCACGGATGATGCAAGCGTGTGGGCAAACTACATTGAGATTGCTCCTGAGGTGGCCGGAAGGGTTGTCCAGCTTCCTGTAAAGGATAATCAGTTTGTAAAGAAAGGCGATCTTTTGTACGAGATCGATCCCAGGCCATATGAATATGCTCTGCAACAAGCGTTAGCCGACCAGGAGCTGCTGGAGCAGCAAATCATTGACTACAAGAGAAGAATTGTGGCCCAGAATCATGCGGTAACTGCTGCGGGCGCTGCCGTTCATGTTTCGAAGACAGGAGTCCAGACGGCAAGCACCAGCATCGAGCTTGCAAAGGCTGTGGTGACTCGGGCTAAAGCAGCAGTCACTGCCGCAGAAGCAAAGCTGAAGTACGCAACCAACGATAGAGACCGCATTCAGCCGCTGCTGGTGAAGCAATATGTAACGGTTGACCAGGTGGACCAGGCGAACACAGCAGTGCGTGTGGCGCAGGGAAACTATGATGAGGCGCAAGCTGCGTTGCTGCAGGCGCAAGTCTCTTTGGATCAGTCAATGCTGCAGCATGAGCAGGCGCAGAAGACGGAGGTGGAGTCGCAGGCAAAGCTGGGGCAAGCGGAATATACGGTTGACCGCGTGGAAACCCTGCTGGCACAGCGGCCGGTCAAAGCAGCAAAAGTCGACGACGCACGATTGAACTTGAAGTGGACGCATGTGGTAGCTCCGTTCGATGCATATGTAACGGCTCTTAATATCTCGGAAGGAGCGTACGCGCACGTCGGGACACCGCTATTCACTCTGATCGATACCCGGAACTGGTATGTGATTGCGAATTACAGAGAATCCAAACTGAAAAATATTAAAATAGGCGCCCCCGTGGACGTTTATCTGATGGGGCATCCAGATCGCAGGTTCAAAGGAAAAGTGGATAGCATCGGGTTCGGTGTGTTTCCAGAAGACGGTAAAGTCGCGGCTGGGCTCCCGCAGATTGAACGCACGCTGAATTGGGTACACCTATCATCGCGCTTCCCGGTAAGAGTTCAAGTGGAGGATCCAGATCCGGAACTGTTTCGTGTGGGGTCTACAGCGGTGACCGTCGTGAGGTAA